One Fibrobacter sp. UWB13 DNA window includes the following coding sequences:
- a CDS encoding response regulator: MSDSENQVAYAELFSEIFYEQFISAYYVNLLDFSYVVYYRKKGLEKKYGDGDNAVSALQKFISEDVHPDDRDVLKDMLSVAYVRGRLKKESSFSFVVREIVTGKERYCKLQVTRGRDEDHMAICFLNVDDEIRKRMKVEEGYRVIQALAMEFNALYRIDLDSEKMHSYVKSQTARIFEKELRGEMLYSEALEKYAKEIVSSGDAKRVLTLASIESIRERFSRQSHFEVDYKNRDGRYFQMKFVRVSDEKSPVVVLGIADRDEEKRSDVMNREFSEIANALSIEYEIIYYVNLNDNSYDVFNQESSYIKLKLLMSRQNFFEECTRDIKKIIYPQDVERLTSVMNKDFLLSQLEGDKTFSTEYRLMVNGEPQYYRLKALWSKAADDHIIIAVANIHKEVLARKERERNMERNFDIINVLATEFTSVYYVDLDTDTFTPYTVSDYAEVNYGKLYQHDKCYSKVFKAYVNGFVHELDKKRIGDFASIEHIKKLLEGQKSFIAHYRKYDTGGTRFSEIKFVKVGSQNETPRAVVVCFADKDAEILNRYVDSKLYEDYFGVYFVNLEDDTVRSIRESAVYEKGKTYGGFIKYSSAILEFSKEVLPEFRETWENMANVDFMRSYLADVDKREYSYRALKGEWRRVTTFVLERRNGVPVTFIMAFMFIDNITAQKMELDAKIAEQKRELEEQQKLLEQALVQAEKANNAKTMFLSNMSHDIRTPMNAIIGFTNLALNNLDDPVLVKNYLNKTVVSSTHLLSLINDILDMSRIESGKIRLEEVNCNLSEIMHDLNTIVLGQASEKQQNLYMDTFNIENELVICDKLRLHQMLINLLSNAVKFTPVGGNIHVFVRQTASDEKTGTYEFHVKDDGIGMSPEFLKVLYQPFERERTSTISKTQGTGLGMSITKKIVDMMGGSINVVSAPNQGTEFIIHLKLKIQDTSADLTNLDALQNARALVVASDYNACSSATNLLRRLGMRAEWTMYGREAVLRAKEAVDRHECYSVIVLDDRLLDMESINAVEQLRMIPGNDNPIIVMASYDCANIEKSAREAGVTSFISKPLFLTEMHDVLARAIGVLKDDAKVECDESANFAGKKILLVEDNELNREIAQSVLEEMGFVVDYAEDGCVALGRLKMAKPGAYDVILMDVQMPVMDGLEAARQIRSLRDDYFKKVPIIAMTANAFEEDRKAAMDAGMNEHIAKPIDVEKLKKVLRKFLG, encoded by the coding sequence ATGAGTGATAGTGAAAATCAGGTTGCATACGCTGAACTGTTCTCGGAAATATTTTACGAACAGTTCATTTCCGCATATTATGTGAATTTGCTGGATTTCTCGTATGTCGTTTACTATCGCAAAAAGGGCCTTGAAAAAAAGTATGGCGATGGCGATAACGCCGTATCCGCTCTCCAGAAGTTTATTTCCGAAGATGTCCATCCCGATGACCGCGATGTGCTGAAGGATATGCTATCTGTAGCTTATGTCCGAGGCCGCCTTAAAAAAGAAAGCAGTTTCTCGTTTGTGGTGCGTGAGATTGTAACAGGCAAGGAACGCTATTGCAAGCTCCAGGTGACCCGTGGCCGTGATGAAGACCACATGGCCATCTGCTTCTTGAATGTCGATGACGAAATCCGCAAACGCATGAAGGTCGAGGAAGGCTACCGCGTTATCCAGGCCCTTGCCATGGAATTCAATGCACTTTACCGCATCGATCTTGATTCGGAAAAAATGCATTCCTATGTCAAGTCGCAGACGGCACGCATTTTTGAAAAAGAGCTTCGCGGCGAGATGCTCTATTCCGAGGCTTTAGAGAAATATGCCAAAGAAATTGTAAGTAGCGGAGATGCCAAGCGCGTTTTGACTTTAGCGTCGATCGAGAGCATTCGTGAAAGGTTTTCGAGGCAGAGCCACTTCGAGGTGGACTACAAGAATCGCGATGGCCGCTATTTCCAGATGAAATTCGTCCGGGTTTCCGATGAAAAATCGCCTGTGGTAGTGCTTGGCATTGCAGACCGCGACGAAGAAAAACGTTCGGACGTGATGAACCGCGAATTTTCCGAAATTGCAAATGCGTTGAGCATTGAGTACGAAATTATTTACTATGTGAACTTGAATGACAATTCGTACGACGTGTTCAACCAGGAAAGTAGCTATATCAAGCTCAAGCTCCTGATGAGCCGCCAAAACTTTTTCGAAGAATGTACGAGAGACATCAAGAAGATTATCTACCCGCAAGATGTTGAACGGTTGACTTCGGTCATGAATAAGGATTTTTTGCTTTCTCAGCTTGAGGGCGACAAAACCTTTTCAACCGAATACAGGCTTATGGTCAATGGCGAGCCTCAATACTACCGCCTTAAGGCGCTTTGGTCCAAGGCCGCTGACGATCATATTATTATCGCTGTTGCCAATATCCACAAGGAAGTCCTTGCCCGTAAAGAGCGCGAACGCAACATGGAACGCAACTTCGACATTATCAATGTGCTTGCGACGGAATTCACCTCAGTCTACTATGTCGATCTTGATACGGATACGTTTACGCCTTACACGGTGAGCGACTATGCTGAAGTCAATTACGGAAAGCTGTATCAACACGATAAATGTTATTCTAAAGTGTTCAAGGCGTATGTCAACGGATTTGTCCATGAACTCGATAAGAAAAGAATTGGTGATTTTGCTTCTATTGAACATATCAAGAAACTGCTTGAAGGCCAAAAATCGTTTATAGCGCACTACAGAAAATACGATACTGGAGGAACCCGTTTTAGCGAGATAAAGTTCGTGAAAGTCGGTTCGCAAAATGAAACACCGCGTGCTGTTGTAGTTTGTTTTGCCGACAAGGATGCCGAAATTCTAAACCGCTATGTTGATAGCAAGCTTTATGAAGATTATTTTGGCGTTTATTTTGTGAATCTCGAAGACGATACTGTCCGCAGTATCCGTGAATCGGCGGTTTACGAGAAAGGTAAAACTTATGGCGGCTTTATCAAGTACAGTAGCGCTATTCTTGAGTTCAGCAAGGAGGTCTTGCCGGAGTTCCGCGAAACTTGGGAAAACATGGCGAACGTTGATTTTATGCGTTCATACTTGGCAGATGTCGATAAGCGCGAGTACAGCTACCGTGCGCTCAAGGGTGAATGGCGTCGCGTGACGACGTTTGTTCTGGAACGTAGAAATGGCGTGCCGGTGACCTTTATTATGGCGTTCATGTTCATTGACAATATAACCGCACAAAAGATGGAACTGGACGCAAAGATTGCGGAACAGAAGCGGGAACTTGAGGAACAGCAGAAGCTTTTGGAACAGGCTCTTGTGCAGGCTGAAAAGGCAAACAATGCAAAGACGATGTTCCTTTCGAACATGTCGCATGACATCCGCACGCCGATGAATGCCATTATCGGTTTTACAAACCTTGCGCTGAATAATTTGGATGATCCTGTGCTGGTCAAGAATTATTTGAACAAGACTGTCGTTTCGAGTACGCATTTGCTCTCGCTCATCAATGATATTCTCGATATGAGCCGCATTGAGTCGGGCAAGATTCGCCTTGAAGAGGTAAACTGCAACTTGTCCGAAATCATGCATGACCTGAATACGATTGTTTTAGGTCAGGCGAGTGAAAAACAGCAAAACCTTTACATGGATACGTTCAATATCGAGAACGAACTTGTTATTTGTGACAAGCTGCGCTTGCATCAGATGCTGATCAACCTGCTTTCAAATGCGGTCAAGTTTACGCCGGTGGGCGGTAATATCCACGTGTTTGTCCGTCAGACCGCTAGTGATGAAAAAACGGGAACGTACGAGTTCCATGTCAAGGATGATGGCATCGGCATGAGCCCGGAATTCTTGAAAGTCCTGTACCAACCGTTTGAACGCGAACGCACCTCAACGATTTCCAAGACGCAAGGGACTGGGCTTGGCATGTCCATTACCAAGAAAATTGTCGATATGATGGGAGGCTCCATAAATGTTGTGAGCGCCCCTAATCAGGGAACGGAATTCATCATTCATCTGAAACTGAAAATCCAGGATACTTCTGCGGATTTGACGAATCTCGATGCGTTGCAGAATGCCCGCGCTCTCGTTGTCGCTAGCGATTATAATGCATGCTCCAGTGCGACAAACCTTTTGCGTCGATTGGGAATGCGTGCAGAATGGACAATGTATGGCCGTGAAGCGGTGCTGCGTGCAAAAGAAGCTGTTGATCGCCACGAATGCTATTCCGTCATCGTTCTTGATGACCGATTGCTCGATATGGAAAGCATCAACGCTGTGGAACAACTGCGCATGATTCCGGGGAATGATAATCCGATTATCGTCATGGCATCTTACGACTGTGCAAACATTGAAAAGAGTGCGCGCGAAGCGGGTGTGACATCGTTTATAAGCAAACCGCTGTTCCTGACAGAAATGCATGATGTCTTGGCTCGTGCCATAGGCGTTTTGAAAGACGATGCGAAAGTGGAATGCGATGAGTCTGCGAACTTTGCCGGGAAGAAAATCCTTCTTGTTGAAGATAACGAGCTCAACCGTGAAATTGCGCAAAGCGTTCTTGAAGAAATGGGCTTTGTCGTCGATTATGCCGAAGATGGCTGTGTCGCTTTAGGAAGACTCAAAATGGCAAAGCCGGGCGCTTATGATGTGATTTTGATGGATGTGCAAATGCCTGTGATGGACGGTCTCGAAGCCGCTCGTCAGATCAGGTCTTTGCGCGATGATTACTTCAAGAAAGTCCCGATTATAGCGATGACGGCGAATGCGTTTGAAGAAGACCGCAAAGCTGCTATGGATGCTGGCATGAACGAGCATATTGCAAAGCCCATTGACGTTGAAAAACTCAAGAAAGTCCTTCGTAAATTCTTAGGATAA
- a CDS encoding HD-GYP domain-containing protein — protein MSNERAKILIVDDDAMNRVVLSDLLSDEYDIIEAKDGDEAIGILETTAKDITLVLLDMIMPGRDGLQVLEVMNEKGWIKGTPVVMISAETSTPQVEKAFSLGVTDFIYRPFDQMVVQTRVRNTINLYVKQMQLSELVADKIYERTRNSDMLISILSHIVEFRNGESGQHVLHIKKITDILLRALLKRTQDYKITEEEIGTIATASSMHDIGKITIPDEILNKPDKLTKEEFDIMKQHSMNGAKMLDAIQFFKNEPLMKFAYDICRWHHERWDGRGYPDGLKGNEIPISAQVVSVADVYDALTSERCYKKAFSHEKALEMIRNNECGVFNPLLLECLGDVADTLPKELNDQRTSKLSDADFAKIARSIFESTEESSDNIIYEQYRNERRKSQFFATLHRGVTFEYTYEPSMLKLEAKNAKSLSFPKTMIEPENNSEFWNIFGRENWDEFAKLLHDPQLNNDSFTFNSEMRVKGEKRPCKIKVQQCWNRRDPENPELISVYGCVEFFK, from the coding sequence ATGAGCAACGAACGCGCAAAAATTTTGATTGTCGATGATGACGCCATGAACAGAGTCGTACTTTCGGACCTGCTCTCTGACGAATATGATATCATCGAAGCAAAAGACGGTGACGAGGCCATCGGGATTCTTGAAACAACGGCAAAAGACATTACGCTCGTCTTGCTAGACATGATTATGCCAGGACGAGACGGTCTCCAAGTTCTTGAAGTCATGAACGAAAAAGGGTGGATCAAGGGAACCCCGGTCGTGATGATTTCAGCAGAGACCTCCACCCCTCAAGTGGAAAAAGCTTTTTCGCTCGGCGTGACCGACTTTATCTACCGTCCGTTCGACCAGATGGTCGTGCAGACGCGAGTTCGCAATACAATCAATCTTTATGTGAAGCAGATGCAGCTTTCGGAACTTGTGGCTGACAAGATTTACGAAAGGACGCGAAACAGCGACATGCTGATTTCCATCTTGAGCCACATTGTGGAATTCCGTAACGGAGAAAGCGGCCAGCACGTTCTGCACATCAAAAAGATTACAGACATTCTTTTACGCGCATTGCTCAAGCGCACCCAGGATTACAAGATTACCGAAGAAGAAATCGGCACTATCGCTACAGCATCTTCGATGCACGATATCGGTAAGATTACGATTCCCGACGAGATTTTGAACAAGCCCGACAAGCTCACAAAAGAAGAATTCGACATCATGAAGCAACACTCCATGAACGGTGCCAAGATGCTCGATGCCATCCAGTTCTTCAAGAACGAGCCGTTGATGAAATTCGCCTACGACATTTGCCGTTGGCACCACGAGCGCTGGGACGGACGCGGTTACCCCGACGGTCTCAAAGGGAACGAAATCCCCATCAGCGCCCAAGTCGTCTCCGTTGCCGACGTATACGATGCCCTTACCAGCGAACGCTGCTACAAGAAGGCGTTCAGCCATGAGAAGGCTCTCGAAATGATCCGCAACAACGAGTGCGGCGTATTCAACCCTTTGCTTTTGGAATGTCTCGGAGATGTCGCTGACACATTGCCCAAGGAATTGAACGACCAACGCACAAGCAAACTCAGCGATGCCGATTTTGCCAAGATCGCACGTTCGATTTTCGAAAGCACCGAAGAAAGTTCAGACAACATTATTTACGAGCAGTATCGGAACGAACGCCGGAAGAGCCAATTCTTTGCCACGCTGCATCGTGGCGTTACATTCGAATACACTTACGAGCCCTCCATGCTGAAACTCGAGGCCAAGAATGCAAAATCCTTGAGTTTCCCCAAGACTATGATTGAGCCAGAAAACAATAGCGAATTCTGGAACATCTTTGGGCGCGAGAACTGGGATGAATTTGCAAAGCTTTTGCACGATCCGCAGCTGAACAACGACTCGTTCACGTTCAATAGCGAGATGCGAGTCAAAGGCGAAAAGCGTCCGTGCAAGATTAAAGTCCAACAGTGTTGGAACAGGCGCGATCCGGAGAATCCGGAGCTCATTTCCGTCTACGGATGCGTGGAATTCTTTAAGTAA
- a CDS encoding endo-1,4-beta-xylanase, with protein sequence MKSKYLKGLLAAALLGGAVSSYAGPGLADGAAKFIGNITQSNSVGSDFTALWNQATAENGCKWGSVEGTRGRYNWGACDAAYNWAKQNGGHFKFHALVWGSQYPNWLNGLSTDETKKAITAWFDAVKEHYPDLEMIDVVNEAIRTGNNSYHSPYGKNNNIIPALGGDNGGNYQFVTTAFKMARERWPKAILIYNDYNTVQWNKDQGIQLIQTIKKNGAPVDAYGLQAHDMMSQGGGAGGTGGGGSCLSINTLKSVLKEIWDKTQTPMFISEYDIATTDDNIQKQCYSEQISHFMENEHIAGITIWGYIYGRTWLDCNGTASGCSGIVKNGQDRAALKWMREYLKSNKGVNTTGLNTGVLTPVDPVPQEPFKGEALAVPGKIEIEDFDKPGQGKNEDGTSNESYGDDSENHGDSDYRKDTGADLYKKATGVALGYNTTGDWYEYTINIAEAGDYTAIASVATEGTGAFTLSLDGKSLAEFEVTGTSYDDFSDVKKKVTLPAGKHVLRMDVTQQYFDIDYINFVKGEVADNPGGGDEPPISIKQQIQYQAPRIGSYDVFDANGVRLGRMNAYSMNEAMQILKSSNEVKNNGIYMLRSVQNGAVKSVRISR encoded by the coding sequence ATGAAATCAAAATATTTGAAAGGTTTATTGGCTGCTGCACTTTTGGGTGGTGCAGTAAGTTCTTACGCAGGTCCAGGCCTTGCCGATGGCGCGGCCAAGTTCATTGGTAACATTACCCAGAGTAATAGTGTCGGCTCAGACTTTACTGCGCTCTGGAACCAGGCTACGGCCGAAAACGGCTGTAAGTGGGGTTCCGTCGAAGGTACTCGTGGCCGTTACAACTGGGGTGCCTGCGATGCTGCCTATAACTGGGCAAAGCAGAACGGGGGGCACTTCAAGTTCCACGCTTTGGTGTGGGGCTCCCAGTATCCGAACTGGCTCAATGGCCTTAGCACAGACGAAACGAAGAAGGCGATTACCGCCTGGTTCGATGCGGTCAAGGAACATTACCCCGATCTCGAAATGATCGACGTGGTGAACGAAGCTATCCGTACGGGCAACAACAGCTATCATTCTCCTTATGGCAAGAACAACAACATCATTCCGGCACTCGGTGGCGATAATGGTGGCAATTACCAGTTCGTAACGACCGCCTTCAAGATGGCGCGCGAACGTTGGCCGAAGGCTATCCTCATTTATAACGACTATAACACGGTGCAGTGGAACAAGGATCAGGGTATTCAGCTTATCCAGACCATCAAGAAAAACGGTGCTCCGGTTGACGCATACGGTTTGCAGGCTCACGACATGATGAGCCAGGGCGGTGGCGCTGGTGGTACCGGTGGTGGCGGCTCCTGCTTGAGCATCAACACCCTTAAGAGTGTGCTCAAGGAAATTTGGGACAAGACCCAGACCCCGATGTTCATCAGCGAATACGACATTGCAACTACCGACGACAATATCCAGAAGCAGTGCTACTCCGAACAGATTTCTCACTTCATGGAAAACGAACACATTGCCGGCATTACCATCTGGGGCTACATTTATGGTCGCACTTGGCTCGACTGTAACGGCACTGCGAGTGGCTGCTCCGGCATTGTCAAGAATGGCCAGGACCGCGCCGCTTTGAAGTGGATGAGGGAGTACCTCAAGAGCAACAAGGGCGTGAACACGACTGGCCTCAATACAGGTGTTCTCACTCCGGTTGACCCTGTTCCGCAGGAACCGTTCAAGGGCGAAGCTCTCGCTGTTCCGGGCAAGATTGAAATCGAAGACTTCGATAAGCCGGGCCAGGGCAAGAACGAAGACGGTACGAGCAACGAATCCTATGGCGACGATTCCGAAAACCATGGCGACTCCGACTACCGCAAGGATACCGGTGCTGACCTTTATAAGAAGGCTACTGGCGTTGCTCTCGGCTACAACACTACGGGTGACTGGTACGAATACACCATCAACATTGCCGAAGCTGGCGACTACACCGCAATCGCTTCTGTTGCTACCGAAGGCACGGGCGCATTCACGCTCTCTCTCGATGGCAAGTCTCTCGCTGAATTCGAAGTCACTGGCACAAGCTACGACGACTTCTCCGACGTGAAGAAGAAGGTGACGCTCCCGGCCGGTAAGCACGTGCTCCGCATGGACGTGACTCAGCAGTACTTCGACATCGACTACATCAACTTTGTGAAGGGTGAAGTTGCTGACAATCCGGGTGGTGGCGATGAACCGCCGATCTCCATCAAACAGCAGATTCAGTATCAGGCTCCGAGAATTGGCAGCTACGACGTCTTCGACGCAAACGGTGTCCGCCTTGGCCGCATGAACGCTTACTCCATGAACGAAGCCATGCAGATTCTCAAGAGCTCTAACGAAGTCAAGAACAACGGCATCTACATGCTCCGCTCTGTCCAGAATGGTGCTGTGAAGTCCGTGCGTATCTCTCGCTAA
- a CDS encoding endo-1,4-beta-xylanase: MKSKFIKGFVSVALLGAASSFAGPGMADGGAKFLGNITTRGQVQSDFGTYWNQITAENECKWASIEGTRGRYNWSGCDACYNWAKKNGGKFKFHALVWGSQYPNWLNGLSTDETKKAITAWFDAVAAHYPDLEMIDVVNEAIKSGGSYHSGYGRNNNIIPALGGDNGNYEFVATAFKMARERWPKAILIYNDYNTFRWQINEGIDLVNKLVKQGAPVDAYGQQAHDLTDMNANDFKSALNKIQNSVKNAKGEPMPLFITEYDIGTDNDNQQKQRYSEQIPAFWESPQVAGITLWGYIYGATWTTNGNSGLIKNGSDRPAMTWLKQYFKEHLKDGKDNTGLFAPYVPPEPVPRKPFKGSALAIPGKIEVEDFDITGVGETDGVSNVSYSDGDPENHGDSDYRKTDAADVDIYKKATGYIVGYNTTGDWLEYSVDIAEAGDYTATASVATDGSGSFKLSIDGKSIGEFDVSGSSFDEFSDVKKKVTLPAGKHILRLDVTKQYFDIDYINFTKGDSDDPPIAIQTQVRYEYPEVSDYYVFDVNGVRIGRMSAYSMDEAVTTLKNTSAIKVQGVYMLRSVKNGEVKSVRIAR; the protein is encoded by the coding sequence ATGAAATCAAAATTCATTAAGGGTTTTGTGTCTGTTGCCCTATTGGGTGCAGCGAGTTCCTTTGCAGGCCCCGGCATGGCCGATGGCGGTGCAAAGTTTCTAGGAAATATTACAACTCGTGGCCAGGTTCAGTCCGATTTCGGGACTTATTGGAACCAGATTACCGCCGAAAACGAATGCAAGTGGGCGTCCATCGAAGGCACTCGCGGTCGTTACAATTGGTCGGGCTGCGATGCTTGCTATAATTGGGCAAAAAAGAATGGTGGCAAGTTCAAGTTCCACGCTCTTGTGTGGGGCTCCCAGTACCCGAACTGGCTCAATGGCCTTAGCACGGACGAAACCAAGAAGGCGATTACCGCATGGTTCGATGCCGTTGCCGCTCATTACCCCGATCTCGAAATGATTGACGTGGTGAATGAAGCCATCAAGTCGGGTGGCAGCTACCACTCCGGTTATGGCCGAAACAACAACATTATCCCGGCTCTCGGTGGCGATAACGGCAACTACGAATTCGTGGCAACTGCATTCAAGATGGCGCGCGAACGCTGGCCGAAGGCAATCCTTATCTACAACGACTACAACACGTTCAGGTGGCAGATTAACGAAGGTATCGACCTCGTGAACAAACTCGTGAAGCAGGGTGCTCCGGTCGATGCTTATGGTCAGCAGGCTCATGACTTGACCGATATGAACGCCAACGATTTTAAGAGTGCTTTGAACAAAATCCAGAATAGCGTCAAGAATGCCAAGGGCGAACCGATGCCGCTCTTCATTACCGAATACGATATCGGTACAGATAACGACAACCAGCAGAAACAGCGCTACTCCGAACAGATTCCCGCATTCTGGGAATCTCCTCAGGTCGCAGGCATTACCCTCTGGGGATACATTTACGGCGCCACTTGGACCACGAACGGAAACTCCGGTCTTATCAAGAATGGTAGCGATCGTCCGGCAATGACTTGGCTCAAGCAGTACTTCAAGGAACATCTCAAAGACGGTAAGGATAATACGGGTCTCTTTGCTCCGTATGTACCGCCTGAGCCGGTGCCGCGCAAGCCGTTCAAGGGCTCTGCTTTGGCAATCCCGGGCAAGATTGAAGTCGAAGACTTTGACATTACCGGCGTCGGCGAAACCGATGGCGTCAGCAATGTGTCTTACAGCGATGGTGACCCAGAAAACCACGGTGATTCCGATTACCGCAAGACCGATGCGGCGGATGTCGATATCTACAAGAAGGCGACCGGATACATTGTTGGCTACAACACGACCGGTGACTGGCTGGAATACTCTGTCGACATCGCAGAAGCGGGCGACTACACGGCTACGGCATCTGTCGCTACGGATGGTTCTGGCTCCTTCAAACTCTCCATTGACGGAAAGTCTATCGGTGAGTTCGATGTTTCAGGCTCTAGCTTCGATGAATTCTCTGATGTGAAGAAAAAAGTGACGCTGCCGGCGGGTAAGCATATCCTCCGTCTGGATGTGACTAAGCAATACTTCGATATCGACTATATCAACTTCACAAAGGGCGATAGTGATGATCCGCCTATCGCTATCCAGACCCAGGTTCGCTACGAATATCCGGAAGTCAGCGACTACTACGTCTTTGACGTGAACGGTGTGCGTATCGGTCGCATGAGTGCCTACTCCATGGACGAAGCTGTGACAACGCTCAAGAACACGAGTGCCATCAAGGTCCAGGGCGTCTATATGCTCCGTTCTGTCAAGAATGGTGAAGTGAAGTCGGTCCGTATCGCCCGCTAA
- a CDS encoding acyltransferase → MPKPANYFPAIDGLRLLASLNIVMLHLGSSNALVYMSDCKWVMPIISAPAFAAGIFYVLAGFLFASKYSDPDRSIPVIPFMFSRIAKLYRLHFFMTLLMFVLVVFKMSGYTHLPAFSEIGDCASAGLAKMFHPWRSLIMHLTLTWSIVPDLGMKLNEPSWSLTSFFLCYAITPWFSRWLIKQNRRTLWILFGGVFVPGILWAVVYGNSGNLWFNGFDAKYRFFHMFAPVRVFEYLFGMVLYRLYNEGVFDVFKKDYVSGVAQALLLLTLYGSLFLMRPDANPGYNYFIHHSLPIFIYGMFVVSLLSGKGFLARFFCIPLVRRVGRASFYPYLIHLPIITFAWGICNLNRPKNTILLLLFIYTVSTLYMEFKIWRRKKAKAKA, encoded by the coding sequence ATGCCGAAACCAGCAAATTACTTCCCCGCTATAGACGGTCTCCGTCTCCTCGCAAGCTTAAACATTGTCATGCTCCATTTGGGCAGTTCCAATGCCCTTGTGTACATGTCCGATTGCAAGTGGGTAATGCCCATCATTTCGGCACCAGCTTTTGCTGCGGGGATTTTCTATGTGCTGGCCGGTTTCCTTTTCGCAAGCAAGTACAGCGACCCGGACCGCAGTATCCCGGTCATCCCGTTCATGTTCAGCCGCATTGCAAAGCTTTACCGCTTGCACTTCTTTATGACGCTCCTCATGTTTGTGTTGGTTGTCTTCAAGATGAGCGGCTACACGCATCTGCCTGCGTTTTCTGAAATTGGCGATTGCGCTTCGGCGGGATTAGCTAAGATGTTCCACCCGTGGCGGAGCCTCATCATGCACCTCACGCTCACGTGGTCGATTGTCCCCGATCTTGGTATGAAGTTGAATGAACCGTCCTGGTCCTTGACGAGCTTTTTCCTTTGCTATGCAATTACGCCGTGGTTTAGCCGCTGGCTTATCAAGCAGAACCGCCGTACACTTTGGATTCTCTTTGGCGGAGTGTTCGTTCCGGGAATCCTTTGGGCGGTCGTGTATGGCAATTCGGGCAATTTATGGTTTAATGGTTTCGATGCCAAATACCGCTTTTTCCACATGTTTGCACCGGTGCGCGTTTTTGAATACTTGTTTGGCATGGTGCTTTATCGCCTTTACAATGAGGGCGTCTTTGACGTTTTCAAGAAAGATTATGTGAGCGGTGTGGCTCAGGCGCTTTTGCTCCTCACACTTTACGGAAGCCTCTTCCTCATGCGCCCGGATGCGAACCCTGGCTATAATTACTTCATCCACCATAGCCTTCCGATTTTCATTTACGGTATGTTTGTGGTGAGTCTGCTTTCGGGCAAGGGCTTCTTGGCAAGGTTTTTCTGCATCCCGCTTGTGCGTCGTGTTGGCCGTGCGTCTTTCTACCCGTACTTGATTCATCTGCCCATCATTACGTTTGCATGGGGCATTTGCAACCTGAACCGTCCGAAGAATACCATCCTTTTGCTCCTCTTTATCTATACGGTTAGTACACTTTACATGGAATTTAAAATCTGGCGCCGTAAAAAAGCGAAAGCGAAGGCTTAA